A stretch of the Gracilinanus agilis isolate LMUSP501 chromosome 4, AgileGrace, whole genome shotgun sequence genome encodes the following:
- the LPO gene encoding lactoperoxidase, producing the protein MKLLLSFAGLLASLILTQPTESAETLLQSTETAIIYEAVNEAKDHVNKAFLAGRTKVKAIMGSTPTSLQLSKVFKQATGQTREVLRKAQVWEECIKILGQKVHMNLLAIDNVTAPSFDLDLLSKEVGCNKVTRSVKCDWNSKYRTITGECNNRRDPILGSSNRALARWLPAEYEDGISLPYGWTPGAKRNGFPLPLVRDVSNQIAGYLNKPDEPDPSWSLMLMQWGQWVDHDLDFAPDTELIVNEHSKKQCDELCIQEDNCFPIMFPPGDPKLKKQGPCMPFFRAGFVCPSDPSSSLTREQINALTSFLDASMVYGPEPLLANKLRNMSSPLGLMAVNEEFSDNGLALLPFDNKKPSPCEFINSTAGVPCFLAGDSRANEQSLLTVIHTLFIREHNRLAKELKKINPHWNAEKLHQESRKIVGAITQVITYDHYLPIVLGNEFEKEIPRYQGYNESEDPRIANVFTFALRFGHVEVPSAIHRLDEHYEPWRSEPPLPLSTLFFNSWRLAKDGGIDPFVRGMLAKPSKMLTQDNMISDELRNMLFQPNHKIHGFDLASINMQRGRDHGMPGYNSWRDFCGLSQPKTVEELSAVLGNNRELAQKFMDLYGTADSIDLWIAAIAEPFVPGGRVGPLLTCLLGKQFKKIRDGDRFFWEKPGVFTPQQRAALKKVSLSRVVCDNTGITEVPVDAFKANHYPQGFVKCSEIDKLDLTPWTCKKN; encoded by the exons ATGAAGCTGCTCCTCTCCTTTGCTGGGCTGTTGGCATCACTAATCTTGACTCAACCTACTGAATCTGCAGAGACTTTGCTCCAATCTACCGAGACTGCAA TCATCTATGAAGCTGTGAATGAAGCCAAGGACCATGTTAATAAGGCCTTCCTGGCTGGCCGGACCAA GGTGAAGGCAATCATGGGGAGCACTCCGACTTCCCTCCAGCTGTCCAAAGTCTTCAAACAAGCCACTGGCCAGACACGGGAGGTCTTGCGCAAGGCCCAGGTATGGGAGGAATGCATCAAGATCCTAGGACAGAAAGTACACATGAACTTGTTGGCCATTGACAATGTTACAG CCCCCAGTTTTGACTTGGATCTGCTTTCTAAAGAGGTGGGCTGTAACAAGGTGACCCGATCAGTGAAGTGTGACTGGAACAGCAAATACAGGACCATTACCGGAGAATGTAACAACAG aCGGGATCCCATATTGGGCTCATCAAACAGAGCACTAGCCCGATGGCTGCCTGCAGAATATGAAGATGGGATTTCTCTGCCCTATGGGTGGACTCCTGGGGCCAAGAGGAATGGCTTCCCTCTCCCACTG GTCCGAGATGTGTCCAATCAGATAGCCGGCTACTTGAATAAACCTGATGAACCTGACCCATCGTGGTCATTGATGTTAATGCAGTGGGGACAGTGGGTGGACCACGACCTTGACTTTGCCCCAGATACTGAGCTGATAGTCAATGAGCACAGCAAAAAGCAATGTGATGAACTCTGCATTCAAGAAGACAACTGTTTCCCCATCATG TTCCCACCTGGCGATCCCAAGTTGAAGAAACAAGGACCCTGCATGCCCTTCTTCCGGGCTGGCTTTGTCTGCCCTTCGGACCCCTCCAGTTCGCTGACCCGAGAGCAAATCAATGCCCTGACTTCCTTCCTGGATGCCAGCATGGTCTATGGGCCTGAGCCACTGCTTGCCAACAAACTCCGGAACATGAGCAGCCCCCTGGGCCTGATGGCAGTCAATGAGGAGTTTTCGGACAACGGATTGGCATTGCTGCCTTTTGACAACAAAAAGCCCAGTCCCTGTGAATTCATCAATAGCACCGCTGGGGTGCCCTGCTTCCTGGCTG GTGATTCCCGGGCCAATGAACAGTCTTTACTAACAGTCATCCATACACTTTTTATTCGGGAACACAACCGATTGGCTAAGGAGCTGAAGAAGATCAATCCCCATTGGAATGCAGAAAAACTCCACCAGGAAAGCCGGAAAATTGTGGGTGCAATTACACAG GTTATCACCTATGACCATTACCTGCCTATTGTGCTGGGAAATGAGTTCGAAAAGGAGATTCCCAGGTACCAGGGCTATAACGAATCAGAGGATCCCCGCATCGCCAACGTCTTCACCTTCGCCCTTCGATTCGGTCATGTTGAGGTGCCGTCTGCTATCCACCGACTAGATGAACATTATGAGCCCTGGCGCTCGGAGCCGCCTCTTCCCCTGAGCACTCTCTTCTTCAATAGCTGGAGGTTGGCCAAAGACG GTGGAATTGACCCTTTTGTCCGGGGTATGCTGGCCAAGCCGTCCAAGATGTTGACTCAAGACAATATGATAAGCGATGAACTGAGAAACATGCTTTTCCAGCCAAATCACAAGATCCATGGATTTGACTTGGCCTCCATCAACATGCAGAGAGGACGGGACCATGGGATGCCAG GATACAATTCTTGGAGAGACTTCTGTGGCCTCTCACAGCCTAAGACTGTAGAAGAGTTGAGTGCCGTGTTGGGGAACAACAGGGAGCTGGCTCAGAAGTTCATGGATCTGTATGGGACGGCAGACAGCATTGACCTGTGGATTGCAGCCATTGCCGAGCCCTTTGTGCCAGGGGGCAGAGTTGGGCCCCTCCTGACGTGTCTCCTGGGGAAGCAGTTCAAAAAGATCAGAGATGGAGACAG GTTCTTTTGGGAGAAACCTGGAGTGTTCACCCCACAGCAGCGAGCCGCCCTGAAGAAAGTCTCCTTATCTAGAGTGGTCTGTGACAACACTGGCATTACAGAAGTCCCTGTGGATGCATTCAAGGCCAACCACTACCCTCAGGGCTTTGTGAAGTGCTCAGAAATCGACAAGCTGGACCTTACCCCCTGGACCTGTAAGAAGAATTAA